From a single Labrenzia sp. PHM005 genomic region:
- the mutL gene encoding DNA mismatch repair endonuclease MutL — protein sequence MQVRQLGEQVINQIAAGEVIERPASVIKELVENAVDAGATQIDIVTAAGGKTLMRVADDGAGMRQADLKLAIRRHCTSKISDDDLFDIRTLGFRGEALPSIGSVARLVIQTRHSEEDHAWAIAVEGGKEQPIAPAARSKGTQVEVRDLFFATPARLKFLKSDRAEAAAITEIVKRIALAYPEIGFSLSGADRQPQNWPAARGDEPHLARIAQILGQEFTDNAMEIDAGREGVRLTGFAGLPTHHRGNAQHQFFFVNGRPVKDKLLLSGLRGAYADVLARDRHPVVVLFIDLDPALVDVNVHPAKSDVRFRDSQLVRGLLVGAIKHALVQAGHRSSTSNAAVALDAIRAQAAGGERPFAAAGPSYGSGGAAPQPAGGYSSVATAERWAPDVFRPLEQALPPAHGFAEAPAAEIQTGLSGLVTPSADARAHDVPVEAEKTDLPLGAARAQVHETYIISQTQDGVVIVDQHAAHERLVYERLKEALAKKDVARQILLIPEIVDLPEEDAARLAERAEDLEKVGLSLEAFGPGAIAVRETPAILGDMDIQGMVRTLADELAEWETAESLREKLDHVAATMACHGSVRAGRRMRPEEMDALLRDMEATPLSGQCNHGRPTWVELKLSDIEKLFGRK from the coding sequence ATGCAAGTCAGGCAACTTGGCGAACAGGTGATCAACCAGATTGCCGCCGGTGAGGTGATTGAACGGCCTGCCAGTGTGATCAAGGAACTGGTTGAAAACGCTGTGGACGCCGGGGCAACGCAGATCGATATTGTCACGGCCGCTGGCGGCAAGACCCTGATGCGGGTGGCGGATGATGGCGCGGGCATGCGCCAGGCGGATCTGAAACTGGCGATCCGCCGCCACTGCACCTCCAAGATTTCCGATGACGACCTGTTCGATATCCGCACGCTTGGCTTTCGCGGCGAGGCGTTGCCGTCGATCGGCTCGGTCGCCCGGCTGGTGATCCAGACCCGCCACAGTGAAGAAGATCACGCCTGGGCCATCGCGGTTGAAGGCGGCAAGGAGCAGCCAATTGCCCCGGCTGCCCGCTCCAAGGGCACGCAGGTTGAAGTCCGGGATCTCTTTTTCGCAACACCGGCCCGGTTGAAGTTTTTGAAATCAGACCGGGCGGAAGCGGCGGCGATCACAGAAATTGTCAAACGGATTGCGCTGGCGTATCCGGAAATCGGCTTCTCTCTGTCAGGGGCTGATCGGCAACCGCAAAACTGGCCGGCAGCGCGGGGCGACGAGCCGCATCTGGCCCGGATCGCGCAGATTTTGGGGCAGGAGTTCACCGACAATGCCATGGAGATTGATGCGGGCCGCGAAGGCGTGCGCCTCACCGGGTTTGCCGGGCTGCCCACCCACCACAGGGGCAACGCCCAGCATCAGTTTTTCTTCGTCAACGGGCGGCCGGTGAAAGACAAATTGCTCTTGTCCGGCCTGCGCGGCGCCTATGCGGATGTGCTGGCGCGGGACCGTCATCCGGTGGTGGTTCTGTTTATTGATCTCGATCCGGCCTTGGTGGATGTGAATGTGCATCCGGCCAAATCCGATGTCCGGTTCCGCGATTCCCAGCTGGTGCGGGGGCTCTTGGTTGGGGCGATCAAACATGCGCTGGTCCAGGCCGGACATCGATCTTCGACCTCGAATGCCGCTGTCGCGCTCGATGCCATCCGGGCGCAGGCGGCGGGCGGGGAACGTCCTTTCGCAGCAGCCGGGCCGTCTTACGGATCTGGTGGAGCCGCACCTCAGCCCGCAGGCGGATATTCTTCTGTTGCGACAGCGGAGCGTTGGGCGCCCGATGTGTTCCGGCCGCTGGAGCAGGCTCTGCCACCGGCCCATGGGTTTGCCGAGGCTCCGGCTGCAGAGATCCAGACTGGACTTTCCGGTTTGGTGACGCCCTCTGCCGATGCAAGAGCGCATGATGTTCCGGTTGAAGCGGAAAAAACCGACCTTCCGCTTGGCGCCGCCCGGGCTCAGGTGCATGAAACTTACATCATCTCGCAGACCCAAGACGGCGTTGTCATCGTCGATCAGCACGCAGCGCACGAGCGGCTTGTCTATGAGCGCTTGAAAGAAGCCTTGGCAAAAAAAGACGTGGCCCGGCAGATCCTGTTGATCCCGGAGATCGTAGACTTGCCGGAAGAAGATGCGGCCCGGCTGGCGGAGCGTGCTGAAGATTTGGAGAAAGTTGGACTTTCCTTGGAGGCCTTTGGTCCCGGCGCGATCGCGGTGCGCGAAACCCCGGCCATTTTGGGGGATATGGACATTCAAGGCATGGTCCGCACGCTGGCTGATGAATTGGCCGAATGGGAGACGGCCGAGAGCTTGCGGGAAAAACTGGACCATGTTGCGGCCACGATGGCGTGCCATGGGTCGGTCCGGGCCGGACGGCGGATGCGGCCGGAAGAGATGGATGCGCTTTTGCGCGATATGGAAGCAACGCCCCTGTCTGGTCAGTGCAATCACGGCCGGCCGACTTGGGTTGAGCTGAAATTGAGCGATATAGAAAAGTTGTTTGGCCGCAAATAG
- a CDS encoding porin encodes MKKLALFGAAVALSGLTTGVQAADLPLAPEPVDYVRICDAYGTRFFYLPGTDTCLRVGGRIRVEYRFNNYGDGPNNWSDKAQTSTVFRSRGYIYLDSRTATEYGLLRTFTSIFHTSDSSAFGAVTPELEFSFVQFGGFTFGRTQSFWDYWTGYSWGAQVTSYSDTKSNVIAYTGTFGNGISASVSLENAASRQVQLISAGGNGYGGDKLPDAIANIRIEQGWGSAQLMGVLHHVRFADVAAEGKLGWAIGAGAQINVPFLGSKDKIAIQVAYSDGASRFPLDSWDSQITDAINIAGSTKTTKTWNIAGGWHHAFSDAWQANLEGGYHVADAATDAYDFSQWTATGNVAWTPVSGLVIGAEMQYRNVDYKAASGLADKGEIYTTFRVQRTF; translated from the coding sequence ATGAAAAAACTTGCTCTTTTTGGCGCCGCAGTTGCACTGTCTGGGCTAACGACAGGTGTCCAGGCCGCCGATTTGCCGCTGGCGCCGGAACCCGTTGATTACGTTAGGATTTGCGACGCTTACGGAACCCGGTTCTTCTATCTGCCAGGAACAGACACGTGCCTACGTGTTGGCGGCCGTATTCGTGTTGAATACCGGTTCAACAATTACGGCGATGGACCGAACAACTGGTCAGATAAAGCGCAAACATCCACGGTCTTCCGGTCCCGTGGATACATCTATTTGGATTCGCGCACGGCAACTGAATATGGGCTGCTGCGCACATTCACCTCGATTTTCCACACCAGTGACAGCAGCGCATTTGGCGCAGTCACACCGGAGCTTGAATTCAGCTTCGTCCAGTTCGGTGGTTTCACCTTTGGCCGCACGCAATCATTCTGGGATTATTGGACCGGCTATTCCTGGGGCGCTCAAGTCACGTCCTATTCGGATACCAAGTCCAACGTGATTGCCTATACCGGCACATTCGGGAACGGTATCTCAGCAAGTGTATCACTGGAAAATGCCGCTTCCAGGCAGGTTCAGCTGATATCTGCTGGTGGCAATGGATACGGCGGCGACAAACTCCCGGATGCCATCGCCAACATCCGCATCGAACAAGGATGGGGATCTGCTCAGCTGATGGGTGTCCTGCATCATGTCCGGTTTGCCGACGTTGCAGCAGAAGGCAAACTCGGCTGGGCTATTGGCGCCGGCGCGCAAATCAATGTTCCCTTTCTTGGAAGCAAAGATAAAATTGCGATCCAAGTTGCGTATTCCGATGGCGCCAGCCGGTTCCCACTCGACAGCTGGGACAGCCAGATCACCGATGCCATCAATATAGCCGGCAGCACCAAGACAACCAAGACCTGGAACATCGCAGGCGGTTGGCATCACGCCTTCTCCGATGCCTGGCAGGCCAATCTGGAAGGGGGCTATCACGTTGCTGATGCGGCAACGGATGCCTATGACTTCAGCCAGTGGACCGCCACGGGCAACGTTGCTTGGACCCCGGTGTCCGGCCTGGTCATTGGCGCTGAGATGCAATACCGCAATGTGGATTACAAGGCTGCGTCCGGACTGGCTGACAAGGGAGAGATCTACACCACTTTCCGTGTGCAGAGAACGTTCTGA
- a CDS encoding alpha/beta hydrolase, whose product MSAEDGNSSISSATDSVSAWRKGGRVLRKVLVAGVIAYGIAAGYMYFNQRNFVFVPTGELETPEAKGLEGVAVETVTMADGTNVTVWTAEPRPGAPTVMYFHGNSSNLSARHKRFKHVLDSGYGLYAPTYRGYSGSEGSPSEAAFISDALEHYDRLTATGTPVILHGESLGTGVATAVAEQRPDAKLLVLEAPYTALVDIAAQRYPWLPVAALMKDPMPTRERIKKVQSPILILHGTKDRIIPVEHGKRLYELAPEPKNLEIVDGVSHSDLWKNGLWETVQRTYCALETVRKAC is encoded by the coding sequence ATGAGCGCAGAAGACGGCAATTCTTCTATATCGTCGGCAACGGATAGCGTGAGTGCTTGGCGCAAGGGCGGACGGGTTTTGCGCAAGGTTCTGGTGGCCGGTGTGATCGCCTACGGCATTGCAGCTGGTTACATGTATTTCAATCAGCGCAACTTCGTCTTTGTTCCAACTGGTGAACTTGAAACCCCGGAAGCCAAGGGACTGGAAGGCGTTGCTGTCGAGACGGTGACAATGGCCGATGGCACGAATGTCACGGTGTGGACCGCAGAGCCGCGGCCTGGAGCGCCGACGGTCATGTATTTTCACGGCAACTCCAGCAATTTGTCGGCACGCCACAAACGGTTCAAACATGTTTTGGACAGCGGCTACGGTCTATACGCGCCAACTTATCGCGGGTATTCGGGCAGTGAAGGTTCACCGTCCGAGGCCGCGTTTATCTCAGATGCTTTGGAACACTATGATCGGCTGACCGCGACTGGCACTCCGGTAATCCTGCACGGCGAAAGCCTTGGCACAGGTGTGGCAACGGCGGTTGCCGAACAACGGCCCGATGCCAAACTGCTGGTTCTGGAAGCGCCCTACACAGCGCTGGTCGACATTGCTGCGCAGCGCTACCCCTGGCTACCGGTTGCCGCCTTGATGAAAGACCCCATGCCGACGCGGGAGCGGATCAAGAAGGTTCAAAGCCCAATCCTGATCCTGCACGGCACCAAGGACCGGATCATCCCGGTTGAGCATGGCAAACGCCTCTATGAGCTGGCCCCGGAACCCAAGAACTTGGAAATTGTCGACGGCGTAAGCCACAGCGATTTGTGGAAGAACGGCCTGTGGGAAACGGTGCAACGCACCTACTGCGCTTTGGAGACTGTCAGAAAAGCCTGCTGA
- a CDS encoding patatin-like phospholipase family protein, protein MTGQAAFPKIGLALGGGGARGLAHIPVLEAFDDLGIKPYKIAGTSIGSIIGAGYASGRSGEDLRRIVLDLFADNNKVLNRLWQLRPKRFKDVFRAGPVQFDPLKVLNVFVSEYLPDTFDDLQIPLRVLATDFYGCEEVDFETGPLLPAIAASISIPAVFRPVRHQGRFLIDGGVVNPLPFDGLRSQCDIVVAVDVVGAPVARTNPADISTLDSLFGSSQILMQTITSQKIKMDQPDILIRPQNGNIRILDFLKAESILDSSESLRALTRTKLTKLLNTSMEIT, encoded by the coding sequence ATGACCGGACAAGCCGCTTTTCCAAAAATCGGCCTGGCACTTGGCGGCGGCGGCGCCCGCGGGCTTGCCCACATTCCGGTGCTCGAAGCGTTCGACGATCTTGGGATCAAGCCATACAAAATTGCTGGCACATCCATCGGTTCCATCATTGGTGCAGGTTATGCAAGCGGCCGGTCCGGAGAGGATTTACGAAGAATTGTCCTGGATCTGTTTGCCGACAATAACAAAGTCCTGAACCGGTTGTGGCAACTCAGACCCAAACGGTTCAAGGATGTCTTCCGCGCTGGTCCAGTTCAATTTGATCCTCTGAAAGTCCTAAACGTTTTCGTCTCAGAGTATCTGCCCGACACATTTGACGACCTGCAAATCCCCTTGCGCGTTCTGGCAACCGACTTTTACGGCTGCGAAGAAGTTGACTTTGAAACCGGCCCTTTGCTGCCAGCAATTGCAGCCTCGATCTCGATCCCAGCCGTCTTCCGCCCGGTCCGCCACCAAGGCCGTTTCCTCATTGATGGCGGTGTCGTCAATCCGCTGCCGTTTGATGGTTTGCGCTCTCAGTGCGACATCGTCGTCGCGGTTGATGTCGTCGGCGCTCCGGTCGCCCGCACAAACCCGGCCGATATCAGCACGCTGGACTCACTATTTGGCTCATCGCAAATCCTGATGCAGACAATCACCAGTCAGAAAATCAAGATGGATCAACCCGATATCCTGATTCGACCGCAGAACGGCAATATCCGGATCCTCGATTTTTTAAAAGCAGAGTCTATCTTGGATAGCTCAGAGTCATTGAGAGCTTTGACACGTACAAAACTGACAAAACTGTTAAATACTTCAATGGAAATTACTTAA
- a CDS encoding pseudouridine synthase yields MTTKKFSPKRTGPQDGRNRPKRAAEKRGSGKPAKPAGRKPVVKAEADRASLPDGDRGERIAKVMARAGLCSRREAETWIENGRVELNGKVLTTPAVTVTGNDKVLVDGEPLPLRERTRLWLYHKPRGLVTTNKDPEGRPTVFDRLPDDLPRVLTVGRLDINTEGLLLLTNDGGLARVLELPSTGWLRRYRVRAFGKVTQADLDTLQDGVAIDGVLYGAIEATLDKEQGGNVWMTVGLREGKNREVKRVLEHLGMSVNRLIRLSYGPFQLMDLAEGDVREIRGRVLRDQLGETLAEEAGADFDAPIFHMPKQEPEKKRTGSKSGGRDGGAARGQNQGKWLTAKEGKTATDRKKASKSDKPDHKQGKRKNEGPRREKVSPRSRFRMTSEPKLRRDQTEERREPPKRRIWGDDGLVDDKQQERRSNEDKGNRRGPSRDGRPPRRGGRT; encoded by the coding sequence ATGACGACAAAAAAATTCTCTCCGAAACGGACTGGCCCTCAAGACGGCCGGAACCGTCCCAAACGTGCAGCGGAAAAACGCGGATCTGGCAAACCTGCGAAACCAGCCGGCCGTAAGCCTGTAGTCAAGGCGGAGGCTGACCGCGCCAGCTTGCCGGACGGTGACCGTGGTGAACGCATCGCCAAGGTTATGGCGCGCGCCGGGCTGTGTTCGCGCCGGGAGGCGGAAACCTGGATTGAAAATGGCCGGGTAGAGCTCAACGGCAAGGTGCTGACCACACCGGCGGTCACGGTGACCGGCAATGACAAGGTCCTTGTCGACGGCGAACCGCTGCCTTTGCGCGAACGCACGAGGTTGTGGCTCTATCACAAGCCGCGCGGCCTGGTGACCACCAATAAGGATCCGGAAGGCCGGCCGACCGTGTTTGACCGCCTGCCGGACGATCTGCCGCGGGTTTTGACTGTTGGCCGTCTCGACATCAACACTGAAGGCCTGTTGCTCCTGACCAACGACGGCGGTTTGGCGCGGGTTCTGGAATTGCCGTCTACCGGATGGCTGCGCCGCTACCGCGTGCGGGCGTTTGGAAAGGTTACTCAAGCGGACCTTGATACCCTGCAAGATGGTGTTGCCATCGACGGTGTGCTTTACGGGGCAATCGAAGCCACACTCGACAAGGAACAGGGCGGCAACGTCTGGATGACGGTCGGGTTGCGCGAAGGTAAAAACCGGGAAGTCAAACGGGTCCTTGAACATCTTGGCATGTCCGTGAACCGCTTGATCCGCCTGTCTTATGGTCCGTTCCAGCTGATGGATCTGGCCGAAGGAGATGTCCGGGAAATCCGCGGCCGTGTGTTGCGCGATCAGCTGGGCGAAACACTGGCAGAAGAAGCAGGTGCGGACTTTGATGCGCCAATTTTCCATATGCCAAAACAGGAGCCGGAGAAAAAACGCACCGGCTCCAAATCCGGTGGCCGTGATGGCGGGGCAGCTCGGGGGCAGAACCAGGGCAAATGGCTGACGGCAAAAGAAGGCAAGACTGCCACGGACCGGAAGAAAGCTTCCAAAAGTGACAAGCCAGACCATAAACAGGGCAAGCGCAAAAACGAAGGCCCCCGGCGGGAAAAGGTTTCGCCGCGCTCCCGGTTCCGCATGACCTCCGAACCCAAACTGCGCCGGGATCAAACGGAAGAACGCCGGGAACCACCAAAACGGCGGATTTGGGGGGACGACGGTCTTGTTGATGACAAGCAGCAGGAACGCCGCTCGAATGAAGATAAGGGTAACCGGCGCGGTCCATCCCGCGACGGCCGTCCGCCGCGGCGCGGGGGGCGTACGTGA
- a CDS encoding TIGR01459 family HAD-type hydrolase, with the protein MTVSAPLLVDGLHALAPQYKGILCDVWGVLHNGIAAFEEAHKALQRYREETGGHVVLITNAPRPADKVAEMLESLGVPNEAYDSIVTSGDVTRDVLVAQGSKTLLHIGPDRDQPLYHNLEATFTSVDEDAEAISCTGFRDDETETPDDYRERLEKLAARKLLMICANPDIVVERGDKLVWCAGALARLYEDLGGEVAILGKPHAPIYEAGLKRLAELAGQPIDKQDVLAIGDGLPTDIRGAVSQDIDVLFITAGIHVSDFGPSEAPEEHLIRKRLVEEGLRARAAIPRLWW; encoded by the coding sequence ATGACCGTTTCTGCACCGCTTCTTGTTGACGGGCTTCATGCCCTTGCCCCGCAATACAAGGGCATTTTGTGCGATGTCTGGGGGGTTCTGCACAACGGCATTGCAGCCTTTGAGGAGGCCCACAAAGCGCTACAGCGCTACCGCGAGGAGACCGGCGGACATGTGGTTCTGATCACCAACGCGCCGCGGCCGGCCGACAAGGTCGCCGAGATGCTTGAAAGTTTGGGCGTTCCCAATGAGGCCTACGACAGTATTGTTACCTCCGGTGATGTCACCCGGGACGTTCTGGTGGCCCAAGGCTCCAAAACCCTGCTTCACATCGGTCCGGACCGGGACCAGCCGCTTTATCACAATTTGGAAGCCACCTTCACCAGCGTGGATGAGGATGCGGAAGCCATCAGCTGCACCGGGTTCCGGGACGATGAAACCGAAACGCCGGACGACTACCGTGAGCGGCTGGAAAAACTCGCTGCGCGCAAGCTTCTGATGATCTGCGCCAACCCGGATATCGTTGTGGAACGGGGCGATAAGTTGGTCTGGTGCGCCGGCGCGCTGGCGCGGCTTTACGAAGATCTCGGCGGAGAAGTTGCCATCCTAGGCAAGCCGCATGCGCCGATTTATGAGGCCGGTTTGAAACGCCTCGCCGAGCTTGCCGGACAGCCGATCGACAAGCAGGACGTTCTGGCGATCGGCGACGGCCTGCCAACGGATATCCGCGGGGCCGTCTCCCAGGACATCGATGTCCTGTTCATCACCGCCGGCATTCACGTCTCCGATTTCGGCCCGAGCGAAGCCCCGGAAGAACACCTCATCCGCAAACGCCTCGTCGAAGAAGGCCTTCGCGCCCGGGCAGCCATTCCCCGGCTGTGGTGGTGA
- a CDS encoding nucleoside deaminase translates to MTTDPAQTLEKTYMDLALEEAEKAAVRGEVPVGAVLVQNGKILARDGNRTLELNDPTAHAEVLVIRSACEHLQSQRLPECDLYVTLEPCAMCAAAISFARIRRLYYGAADEKGGAVDHGPRFFCQPTCHHGPETYAGIGERQSAALLKSFFQGRR, encoded by the coding sequence ATGACCACCGACCCCGCCCAGACACTCGAAAAAACCTATATGGACCTTGCTTTGGAAGAAGCGGAAAAAGCCGCGGTCCGGGGCGAAGTGCCTGTGGGAGCCGTTCTGGTCCAAAACGGCAAAATTCTGGCCCGCGATGGCAATCGGACCCTGGAACTGAACGATCCAACAGCACACGCCGAAGTACTGGTCATCCGCAGCGCCTGCGAACACCTGCAATCCCAGCGGCTGCCGGAGTGTGATCTCTATGTAACGTTGGAACCCTGTGCCATGTGCGCCGCCGCCATTTCCTTTGCCCGAATCCGTCGCCTCTACTACGGCGCAGCCGATGAAAAGGGTGGTGCCGTTGACCATGGCCCCCGGTTCTTTTGCCAGCCGACATGTCATCACGGGCCTGAAACTTACGCGGGGATAGGTGAACGCCAGTCAGCCGCGCTTTTAAAGTCTTTTTTTCAAGGACGGCGCTGA
- the rsmD gene encoding 16S rRNA (guanine(966)-N(2))-methyltransferase RsmD, with the protein MRIVAGRFKGAALATPKSSATRPTSDRLRETVFNILAHGLDFDLDGCRVLDLFAGTGALGFEAISRGARHCTFIEEASDARGVIRRNMESFGLNGAAKIFRRDATRLGETGTIEPFDLVFADPPYDKALGEKALASAAAGGWLKFGALCVLEERASADVETPEGFTELDRRQAGDSQVLFLQFGFAE; encoded by the coding sequence GTGAGGATTGTTGCCGGACGGTTCAAAGGCGCGGCTCTGGCCACACCCAAGTCTTCCGCAACACGACCAACAAGCGACCGTCTGCGGGAAACCGTGTTCAATATTCTAGCACACGGACTGGATTTTGACTTAGACGGCTGCCGAGTGCTCGACCTCTTCGCCGGAACAGGCGCGCTCGGGTTTGAAGCCATCAGCCGGGGCGCGCGCCATTGCACCTTTATTGAAGAAGCAAGTGACGCGCGAGGCGTGATCCGCCGCAACATGGAAAGTTTTGGTCTCAATGGGGCGGCCAAGATCTTCCGGCGGGATGCCACGCGGTTAGGTGAAACCGGCACGATCGAGCCGTTTGACTTGGTTTTTGCCGATCCGCCTTACGACAAGGCGCTGGGTGAGAAGGCCCTTGCATCAGCGGCGGCCGGAGGCTGGCTAAAATTCGGTGCGCTGTGTGTTTTGGAAGAACGCGCGTCGGCGGACGTAGAGACACCGGAAGGGTTCACCGAGCTCGATCGGCGCCAAGCTGGTGACAGCCAGGTGTTGTTTTTGCAGTTTGGCTTTGCCGAGTAG
- a CDS encoding MBL fold metallo-hydrolase, with product MSHQVYCARSFFSTRFHHGSAAVALLTVLLWICAAAPAFAICQLVANAPYKTPNPGEIRIWKAALQPDEIQIRYIGHSTFELETPRGVRIATDYNDSVRPFLPPTVATMNGAHSTHYSINPDPNIEHLLYGWNRNGGPMDHDLTVDDVRIRNIQTNIRGWDGETRRLGNSIFIFEVADLCVAHLGHLHHRLTQEDLKRLGQIDVIFAAIDNTSTLRLDSLMDVLASIGPSMVIPMHFHFAGALPAFIGRATEQGYQIVRAETPSLTVSRKTLPAQKTVYIMMPGGA from the coding sequence ATGTCGCATCAGGTCTATTGTGCTCGCTCATTTTTCTCGACGAGGTTCCATCATGGTTCCGCGGCGGTCGCCTTGCTCACCGTCTTGTTGTGGATCTGTGCCGCAGCACCGGCCTTTGCGATTTGCCAACTCGTCGCCAACGCGCCCTATAAAACACCCAACCCTGGCGAAATCCGCATCTGGAAAGCAGCATTGCAACCGGATGAGATCCAGATCCGCTACATCGGACACTCCACATTTGAACTGGAGACTCCGAGAGGTGTCCGCATTGCCACCGACTACAACGACAGTGTCCGGCCATTTTTGCCGCCGACAGTCGCAACGATGAACGGTGCCCATAGCACGCATTATTCAATCAATCCTGATCCCAATATCGAACACCTGCTTTACGGCTGGAACCGGAACGGCGGACCGATGGACCATGATCTGACTGTCGATGACGTCCGCATCCGCAACATTCAAACAAACATCCGGGGCTGGGATGGAGAAACCCGGCGGCTCGGGAATTCGATCTTCATTTTTGAGGTTGCCGATCTTTGTGTTGCCCATCTTGGGCACCTGCATCACCGGCTGACGCAGGAAGACCTGAAACGCCTTGGCCAGATTGACGTCATTTTCGCGGCAATCGACAATACATCGACACTGCGCCTGGATAGCCTGATGGATGTTTTGGCCAGCATCGGGCCGTCGATGGTGATCCCAATGCATTTTCATTTTGCAGGCGCCTTGCCCGCTTTTATTGGCAGAGCAACGGAACAAGGCTATCAGATCGTCCGGGCAGAGACACCGAGCCTCACGGTCAGCCGGAAAACGCTGCCCGCTCAAAAGACCGTCTACATCATGATGCCGGGCGGCGCTTGA